The Myotis daubentonii chromosome 21, mMyoDau2.1, whole genome shotgun sequence genome window below encodes:
- the LOC132223044 gene encoding zinc finger protein 418-like: PYECSECWKSFRYNSQLLIHKRVHTGEKPYVCSECGKAFNRKYYVLIHKRIHTGEKPYECGECGMSFRYNSQLLIHKRVHTGEKPYVCSECGKAFNRNYYLLIHKRVHTGEKPYECGECGKCFRDNKQLVIHKRVHTGEKPYECGECGKSFRDNKQLLIHKRVHTGEKHYECGECGKSFTQYKSLHIHRRFHTGEKPYECGECGKSFRQNSHLIIHKRVHTGEKPYECGECGKSFRQNSNLLIHKRVHTGEKPYECECGKSFTNSKQLLIHKRVHTGEKPYPCGECGKSFRQNSHLLIHNRVHTGEKPYECECGKSFTNSKQLLIHKRVHTGEKPYECCECGKCFSENFQLLIHKRVHTGEKPYVCSECGKSFRQNSHLRIHKPVHSGEKPYECTDCGKSFSRKYSLMRHLRLHTREKP, from the coding sequence ccttatgaatgtagtgaatgttgGAAGTCTTTTAGGtataatagtcagctccttatccacaagagagttcacactggagaaaagccttatgtgtgtagtgaatgtgggaaagcttttaaccGCAAGTATTATGTTCTTATCCacaagagaattcacactggagaaaaaccttatgaatgtggtgaatgtgggatgTCTTTTAGGtataatagtcagctccttatccacaagagagttcacactggagaaaagccttatgtgtgtagtgaatgtgggaaagcttttaaccGCAATTATTAtcttcttatccacaagagagttcacactggagaaaaaccttatgaatgtggtgaatgtgggaagtgttttagggataataagcaactcgttatccacaagagagttcacactggagaaaaaccttatgaatgtggtgaatgtgggaagtcttttagggataataagcagctccttatccacaagagagttcacactggagaaaaacattatgaatgtggtgaatgtgggaagtcttttaccCAGTATAAATCCCTTCATATCCACAGGagatttcacactggagaaaaaccttatgaatgtggtgaatgtggaaagtcctttaggcaaaatagtcacctcattatccacaagagagttcacactggagaaaaaccttatgaatgtggtgaatgtgggaagtcgtTTAGGCAAAATAGtaacctccttatccacaagagagttcacactggagaaaaaccttatgaatgtgaatgtgggaagtcttttacgAATAGtaagcagctccttatccacaagagagttcacactggagaaaaaccttatccatgtggtgaatgtgggaagtcatttaggcaaaatagtcacctccttatccacaacagagttcacactggagaaaaaccttatgaatgtgaatgtgggaagtcttttacgAATAGtaagcagctccttatccacaagagagttcacactggagaaaaaccttatgaatgttgtgaatgtgggaagtgcTTTAGTGAAAATTTTCAGCTCCTTAtccataagagagttcacactggagaaaagccttatgtgtgtagtgaatgtgggaagtcttttaggcaaaatagtcacctccgtATCCACAAGCCGGTTCACTctggggaaaagccttatgagtgtacggattgtgggaaatcttttagccgAAAATATAGCCTGATGAGACACCTGCGACTTCACACTAGAGAAAAGccataa